A stretch of the Corylus avellana chromosome ca6, CavTom2PMs-1.0 genome encodes the following:
- the LOC132184567 gene encoding calcium uniporter protein 4, mitochondrial — MALRKTLAKRLFDGGRVTSPSVTLEHSPISSPSLQPLVPPNASKTNFHREYITSPDSAEKGFFRRFLHRRALNHSAPRLPEFLSLPVGDKLREKLRSINITGDHLRLDGLSPPGKKPDPSANSVYGMTVNDARKILRLAQMEKLRAKLREIPKTSISYSEFVRICAEGSENEDQGVEFAKMLDESGNVIVLGNVVFLRPEQVAKSMETLISQSIANPNDPRIKELEQMEIRKAEIDQKARALVRGELYCGLGFVMVQMLGFMRLTFWELSWDVMEPICFFVTSVHFALGYGFFLRTSTEPSFEGYFQRRFRVKQKKLMDFHNFDIDRYNELRKACYPSSSPFPNPQHFSSFNHEAGAFAGAVMHR; from the exons ATGGCGCTTCGGAAAACGCTTGCGAAGCGTCTATTTGACGGTGGCAGAGTTACATCACCGTCGGTGACTCTAGAGCACTCGCCGATCTCCTCCCCTTCGCTCCAACCACTGGTTCCTCCAAACGCATCAAAAACGAACTTCCACCGCGAGTACATCACCTCGCCGGACTCGGCCGAGAAGGGATTTTTCCGGCGGTTCCTTCACCGGAGAGCCCTCAACCATTCGGCTCCGAGGCTCCCGGAGTTCCTGTCCCTGCCGGTCGGGGACAAGCTCCGGGAGAAGCTCAGGTCCATCAACATTACCGGCGATCATCTCAGGCTCGACGGGCTGAGCCCTCCGGGGAAAAAGCCGGACCCCTCCGCCAATTCGGTTTACGGAATGACGGTCAACGACGCGAGGAAGATCCTGAGGCTCGCTCAGATGGAGAAGCTAAGAGCGAAGCTGAGGGAGATCCCGAAGACCTCGATTTCGTACTCCGAGTTCGTACGGATCTGTGCCGAGGGTTCTGAAAATGAGGATCAGGGTGTCGAGTTCGCCAAAATGTTAGACGAGTCCGGAAACGTCATCGTTTTGGGGAACGTGGTGTTTCTTCGGCCTGAGCAG GTGGCGAAGTCAATGGAGACACTAATTTCTCAATCGATAGCGAATCCGAACGACCCGAGAATAAAAGAGCTGGAGCAAATGGAGATCCGAAAGGCCGAAATCGACCAAAAAGCCCGGGCCTTGGTCCGTGGCGAGCTGTACTGTGGGCTGGGATTTGTGATGGTCCAAATGCTGGGCTTCATGAGGCTCACCTTCTGGGAGCTGAGCTGGGACGTGATGGAGCCCATATGCTTCTTCGTCACCTCGGTCCACTTCGCTCTCGGCTACGGCTTCTTCCTCAGGACCTCCACGGAGCCATCTTTTGAAGGCTACTTCCAGCGCCGATTCAGGGTCAAACAAAAAAAGCTCATGGATTTCCATAACTTCGACATCGATAGGTACAACGAGCTCCGGAAAGCCTGCTATCCAAGCTCCTCTCCCTTTCCAAACCCACAACATTTCTCGTCCTTCAACCACGAAGCAGGGGCGTTTGCTGGTGCGGTCATGCATCGTTGA
- the LOC132183940 gene encoding glycine-rich cell wall structural protein 1.0-like encodes MANIHERDRKNFPEFPRSRLEEGGAGSLGGGGKDAVGGMARGGGGDATGGVRDACGGEPPSGGGSEDKTGGGDLAKGQMVGVMLVAMAVVKLMVVGGEGGSEVGGGVNTGGGEAGGDGGGAAGAGGGGD; translated from the exons ATGGCCAACATCCATGAG AGAGATCGTAAAAATTTCCCAGAATTTCCCAGATCTAGATTGGAGGAAGGCGGTGCTGGATCATTGGGTGGAGGAGGTAAAGATGCAGTTGGTGGAATGGCTCGAGGGGGAGGTGGGGATGCCACCGGAGGTGTAAGGGATGCTTGCGGAGGAGAGCCTCCTAGTGGTGGTGGTAGCGAAGATAAAACTGGAGGGGGTGATCTGGCAAAGGGGCAGATGGTGGGGGTCATGCTGGTAGCGATGGCGGTGGTGAAGTTGATGGTGGTTGGCGGAGAAGGTGGCAGTGAGGTTGGAGGTGGTGTTAATACCGGTGGGGGTGAAGCTGGTGGGGATGGAGGAGGAGCAGCAGGGGCTGGCGGTGGAGGAGACTGA